In Primulina huaijiensis isolate GDHJ02 chromosome 4, ASM1229523v2, whole genome shotgun sequence, the DNA window attatttataaatgatCATCGAATATGTAGAAGAGACACGACTTCTTTAACCGGATGAGTAGAAGAGTTACAACTCTCTGCGAGTAGTGAAGGGACACATAGTTTGGTGCAGACATTAGGCTGGACTAGAACAGTGGGAGGCGTTGtccacaaaatttatttttcaaataaatttgatccaaaaagaTTGATTAATATTAATCCAAGACCGCACTGGGCCGAGCCGGTCAGCCGCACATGTGTGTTTCATCGAAACACAACATATCAGCGTCTTTCCTTTTATAAAAActtctgatatttaaaattgttttaagATTAGTTTTTGTCTTGAGGAATAACATAAAAAGAAAGACGGCCGTTATTCTTGTTATATAACATATTGGTTACTGTTAACCCCTCTTTTTTgtaaattgtattatttttcttcaaCAAACGCGGCTCGTTGATTCTTCGCAATCTCGTATAATAAACCGCAAGCTACCCTCTTAACACTTGTTATCGAGATTATTTCTTTGAACCCTAATCGCGTTTGTGTAGGACTCTAAGAGCAGAAATAGGAATCGAGTTATTAAACTAGATTGCGTTTCCCTTTTCTTCACAGATACCAACAATTCGATTTCAATAGTTGTTAAAGTTGGTTTCTTTTGGTTTTATGTTTGGTGGTTGAGTTTCAAGAAATTACGCATTGCACGTCGTGGGAGCCAATATGGTGGTGAAAAAGAGGGGAGACGTGGTTCGAGCGGAGGGTGTGAATGAATATGGAGATGGGGTTGTATGGCTTAAGGGGTCGGTGATTGGGAAAGGGGGTTTCGGGTGTGTTTATGTGGCTACTCTCAAGAATACCAGATCAAAGCATAGCTATTTTCCGTCAGTGATGGCTTTAAAATCGGCTGAGGTTTCGGTTTCCGGTTCAATTCAGAAGGAGCGGGTGGTTTTGAGTAATGTCAAGGGATGTCCGAATGTAATCAAGTGTTTTGGGGAGGAGACGACGACGGGAGATAATGGTATGATGGTGTATAATCTGTTATTGGAGTATGGTTCTGGTGTAACCTTGGCACAGAGGATTAAGAAATCCGGTAGCGGAGGATTGCCGGAAATTGAGGCTAGGGTGTACGCAAGGTGCATTCTTAGAGGTTTAAAGCATATTCATGGCATTGGCTATGTTCATTGCGATTTGAAGCCcgataatatttttcttttgccTAGTTTTCGAAGAGAAGGAAATACTGAATTTCGTGCTAAGATTGGAGATTTCGGATTGGCAAAGAGGGTAAAACAGAATAAGAAGAGGAAGCTGGGTCCTTATTGGAGGGGCACTCCTATGTATTTGTCGCCCGAGGCTGTGATGGATAACGTGCAAGAAGCTCCTAGTGATATTTGGGCGGTCGGgtgtattgtgttggagatgttaACTGGGAAGCATTCGTGGCACGGAGAAAAAGAGTGGAAGGCAGAGGAGATTCTTGCGAAGATTGGTACGAGGGATGAATCACCGAAATTTCCACATGATATATCGAAAGATGCTAGGGATTTTCTAAAGGGTTGTTTTGCGAGGAAGTCCAGTTTTAGAGGCTTGGGAGACAACGAAGCAACCGAATACGTTGAGGAGCCTGAAGGTTTGAATGAGATTGAGACTATATTGGTGGTATCCGAGAGCGACTATGAGTTGAGTTCGGGATCGTATTCAGACGAGTGGGGCTATACTTCTGACGGGGATTCATTTTCTTATTGGACTGATGAGGATATAAGTTATTGTGAGAATAAAGTCGTGTCTGTTGAAGAAGTTGAGGTTGAAAAACTTGAAAGCATCACAAACTCCAGCATTGATGCTGGACTGACTCAATCGACCGAGGCTTCATCAGAAGTTTCACCAAGAAAAGAAACGCAGTTTCCTGTTTGTTTTACCATTTCTACGGGCGTCTAGCTAACTATATGTTTAGATAAGGAGTCAATTTTGCTGGTTAAAGGGAGTTATATTTGCTTCTTTTTTGGGTAGGTTCTGTTGATTATTGATAGTCTATAGTATACTCATTTATGTAGTAGTAATTAGGAAATTCATTGGAGATTGGTTATATCGATtgattcttcttcttttttctttttggttttAATATCTACTAAAGATTTAGTTTCCTTTTCTATATTTATCATCCTACAAATCACATATTCTTACTCTGAAACTGGTTCTGAGTTCTGACCAATTAATTGGATATCTCGAACTTGTTGCATTAACTATTTTTTCCTGTATTTTTTCAATGAAATCACGCGAAGGCCTACTTTCCTGTATTTTTTCAACAATTAAGTCTCGGTTGAGCCCAAACCGCTTGAAGCTATCATCATAAATTCATTATTCTCTATACCTGGAAAAATCTTGCCCTTGCGATGTTTTACTTTTAGAAGAGAGGAACACATCAATGGATCAACAGTTAAAATGTATTATTATAGGAGACACATTACATCATTAACTGATGTGCAACGTGCCCGCTGCTTTCGTCTCTTTAAGTTTTAGAAAATTGCAGCAAGTTTTCCACTTTCCTGCCTTAAGAACACGGTGATGAATCTTGCATATGTGTCCATCTTCTTGCAAAACTTGAAGATAGTCCAATACGCATTGAACTAACATGCTTTGCAGTGAGAAATTTATTGCCTCATTTGTCTATATGTCCTGCATTGTGTGGGATTGAAGATCAGGATTGCAGTTTGAACATATCCAAACAAAAAGTGTTTGCAAACTACTGCATGCAAGCCATTCAATTTTCCGTAATGACACGAGGCCCGCCTGTTTGGTTGAGAGAAAGTGATGAAGATTGAAGAGATATAGAAAGGCATAAATCATCAGCCTGTAATTTATATAGCTGGCATATCAAGGCTAGCTCTAGGTGATCCAAATTAAAGATTCAATGAGAAGTTTATTCGACAACCAAATCGCCATATTGACATAAACTGCTGGAATGGAAGGCATCGTTAAGATCTCTCCCGCTTGAATGTTTATGACTCTATTTATTGCTCTATGTGCTTGTGTTAGAATAATATAGTGGGAATAATTTGTTTAGCAATTCTTAGTAACAAAATAAGTGACAAATAAGATATTACACTGCCAAATATAGTTGTCCATTATGATCTTTGTAGCCCTTTTAAGCAGGGTTTTTCTGGGTGAGTATAAAAGTTGGAACTTATCTACCGAAGTTTTCATTCCAGAAGATTGTCATCCTGAATGAAGAACATTGCGTAGAGTGGCAATTGGTAGGATACTCGTAATACAGTTTAATAGAAAACAGGCGTACTTACTGAGAGTAAACTCCGTCGTATGTAGAATCAAATCATAAATGTCAAGAAACGACCATAATCTAAGATCAATTAATATTTTGGTTACAATTGCATGTCCCGAGAAGATGGTGAGATTCATGTTTGAGGGGCTCATCAATCTTGTTCATCTATCTCAATCTTTAGCTTCTTGTGTTGGAGTAAGTGACTAGAATTAACGCATTAAATACTTGAACCAAGTTAAAAGTTGATTTATTATCTAAAACCTTGTGTAAGCATTTGTTAAGTAAGGAAACAAAGACACCGGACTGCAGATGTTTCAACTACATTCCAagtcaaatttcaaaattttcagagATGGGAGATTTGATCGAGAACAAGCTGCTGAGGATAAAAGATGGGAAGTTTGAGCAAGATATGACGTTTATAGATTTTTTGCCTGCTCTGTCTTCAAGATTAGCTCCCAATAAGCGAAATACTCTGGTGGATTCTGATGAGAAGTTGAATGAAATAATGGATATACTCACAGGACAACATTCAAATCGTCAAGCCATAGCAATTGTCTGCTCTCCAGTTTAAAAAACCAGTCTCCCCAAcactttcaatttatttatattcatgaagTATTATAGTAGAttgaataaatttgtaaattggTAACAGAACTTTAAAATATAACTTTAAATGtagttttatataaatattatatattgttgTAAAAATTAAT includes these proteins:
- the LOC140974811 gene encoding mitogen-activated protein kinase kinase kinase 20-like, with the protein product MVVKKRGDVVRAEGVNEYGDGVVWLKGSVIGKGGFGCVYVATLKNTRSKHSYFPSVMALKSAEVSVSGSIQKERVVLSNVKGCPNVIKCFGEETTTGDNGMMVYNLLLEYGSGVTLAQRIKKSGSGGLPEIEARVYARCILRGLKHIHGIGYVHCDLKPDNIFLLPSFRREGNTEFRAKIGDFGLAKRVKQNKKRKLGPYWRGTPMYLSPEAVMDNVQEAPSDIWAVGCIVLEMLTGKHSWHGEKEWKAEEILAKIGTRDESPKFPHDISKDARDFLKGCFARKSSFRGLGDNEATEYVEEPEGLNEIETILVVSESDYELSSGSYSDEWGYTSDGDSFSYWTDEDISYCENKVVSVEEVEVEKLESITNSSIDAGLTQSTEASSEVSPRKETQFPVCFTISTGV